One window of Streptomyces sp. FIT100 genomic DNA carries:
- a CDS encoding PAC2 family protein gives MIELEGVPELIDPVMVAAFEGWNDAGDAASTAVAHLDREWKGEVFAALDAEDYYDFQVNRPTVWLDGGVRKITWPTTRLSVVRVGGEKPRDLVLVRGIEPSMRWRSFCNELLGFAHELGVEMVVILGALLGDTPHTRPVPVSGVTSDPDLARRMDLEETRYEGPTGIVGILQEACTHAGVPAVSLWAAVPHYVSQPPNPKATLALLNRLEDLIDLRIPLGELPEDARAWQLGVDQLASEDSEVAEYVQTLEEARDTAELPEASGEAIAREFERYLRRRDGGPGPTGPGHATESGDGSSYLRDASSGRTRPPKPPRPEPDPDQGSESGDRHSDSSDASDTSEDD, from the coding sequence GTGATCGAGCTCGAGGGGGTTCCCGAGCTGATCGACCCGGTCATGGTGGCCGCGTTCGAGGGCTGGAACGACGCCGGCGACGCCGCCTCCACCGCGGTCGCGCATCTGGACCGGGAATGGAAGGGAGAGGTGTTCGCGGCGCTCGACGCCGAGGACTACTACGACTTCCAGGTCAACCGGCCCACGGTGTGGCTGGACGGCGGGGTACGGAAGATCACCTGGCCCACCACCCGGCTCTCCGTGGTCCGGGTCGGCGGCGAGAAGCCCCGCGATCTGGTGCTGGTCCGCGGGATCGAGCCGTCCATGCGCTGGCGCTCGTTCTGCAACGAGCTGCTCGGCTTCGCCCATGAGCTGGGCGTCGAGATGGTGGTGATCCTGGGGGCCCTGCTGGGCGACACCCCGCACACCCGTCCGGTGCCGGTCAGCGGGGTCACATCGGACCCGGACCTGGCCCGGCGGATGGACCTGGAGGAGACGCGGTACGAGGGCCCGACGGGCATCGTGGGCATCCTCCAGGAGGCGTGCACGCACGCCGGGGTGCCGGCCGTGTCGCTGTGGGCGGCCGTGCCGCACTACGTCTCGCAGCCGCCCAACCCGAAGGCGACGCTGGCCCTGCTGAACCGGCTGGAGGACCTCATCGACCTCCGCATCCCGCTGGGCGAGCTGCCGGAGGACGCCCGCGCCTGGCAGCTGGGCGTGGACCAACTGGCCTCCGAGGACAGCGAAGTGGCCGAGTACGTGCAGACGCTGGAGGAGGCGCGGGACACCGCCGAGCTCCCGGAGGCGTCGGGCGAGGCCATCGCGCGCGAGTTCGAGCGGTATCTGCGACGGCGCGACGGCGGACCGGGCCCCACCGGCCCCGGCCACGCGACGGAGAGCGGTGACGGCAGCTCCTACCTGCGCGACGCGTCGAGCGGCCGCACGCGCCCACCGAAGCCGCCGCGCCCTGAGCCGGACCCGGATCAGGGCTCCGAGTCCGGCGACCGGCACTCGGACTCCTCGGACGCTTCGGACACCTCCGAGGACGACTGA